Proteins from one Flavobacteriales bacterium genomic window:
- the paaA gene encoding 1,2-phenylacetyl-CoA epoxidase subunit A (with PaaBCDE catalyzes the hydroxylation of phenylacetyl-CoA) yields AYDFGEIDWDEFWQVVKGDGPCNRERLKARNDAWDKGAWVREAAVAYAEKKSQRKESKVA; encoded by the coding sequence GCTTATGACTTCGGTGAGATCGACTGGGATGAATTCTGGCAGGTGGTCAAAGGTGATGGACCTTGCAACCGAGAACGTTTGAAAGCGCGCAATGACGCTTGGGACAAAGGTGCTTGGGTAAGGGAGGCGGCTGTAGCCTATGCCGAGAAGAAATCACAACGGAAGGAA